Proteins co-encoded in one Astyanax mexicanus isolate ESR-SI-001 chromosome 1, AstMex3_surface, whole genome shotgun sequence genomic window:
- the LOC103047021 gene encoding tripartite motif-containing protein 16-like protein isoform X3, with product MAEASISVDHDQFNCPVCLDLLKDPVTVPCGHSFCMVCINGCWDKEDRWGIYSCPQCRETFTPRPVLRKNNMLAEVVEKLKKNTELQAASPAPRYAGAHYEVPAWKKHNLVKASTQLQEKICSQHDRLIEIYCRTDQRSICYLCTMEEHKDHDTVSATTERTEKQNQLKEMQEKLQQRIQENQKNLQELEQTVNTLKVSAQAAVEDSERIFTELIRSIEKKRSEVTELIRDQEKAELSGAEELLEKLQQEMADLKRRHTELEQLSHTEDHIHFLQSFQSLCVSSGSDDSPSITVHQHPSFDGVRKSLSELKERLEEFCREEFRKIHLQAEAFQILPSQPKTREDFLQYFVQLTLDPNTAYNSLILSEDNRVVKYTGTVQPYSDHPERFTNSFQVLCKESLCGRCYWEIEWNRRWFGGFSVSVSYKEISRKGRGKDCSFGRNSQSWSLHCSPSLCFNHNNKETYLLSPPSSRIGVYVDHSAGTLSFYNVSDTMTLLHTLHTTFTQPLYAGFWVFRGTVRLCDKN from the exons ATGGCAGAAGCCAGTATTTCAGTAGATCACGATCAGTTCAACTGTCCAGTCTGTCTGGATCTGCTGAAGGATCCAGTAACTgttccctgtggacacagtttctgtatggtgtgtattaatggcTGCTGGGATAAGGAGGATCGGTGGGGGATCTACAGCTGCCCCCAGTGCAGAGAGACCTTCACTCCAAGGCCTGTTCTACGCAAAAacaacatgctggctgaagtggtggagaaactgaagaagaacacAGAACTCCAAGCTGCTTCTCCTGCTCCCCGTTACGCTGGAGCTCACTATGAAGTTCCTGCTTGGAAGAAGCACAATCTGGTTAAAGCGTCCACCCAGCTCCAAgagaagatctgctctcagcatgaCAGACTGATCGAGATCTACTGTCGTACTGATCAGAGATCTATCTGTTATTTATGTACAATGGAGGAACATAAAGACCATGATACAGTTTCAGCTACAACAGAAAGAACTGAGAAACAG aatcagctgaaagagatgCAGGAGAAACTCCAGCAGAGAATCCAGGAGAATCAGAAGAATCTACAGGAGCTGGAACAGACTGTAAACACTCTTAAG gtctctgcacaagcagcagtggaggacagtgagaggatctttactgagctgatccgctccattgagaaaaagcgctctgaggtaacagagctgatcagagatcaggagaaggcTGAACTGAGTGGAGCTGAAGAACTCCTGGAGAAACTGCAGCAGGAGATGGCTGATCTGAAGAGGAGacacactgagctggagcagctttcacacacagaggatcacatccatttcctccag AGTTTccagtctctctgtgtctcttctgGATCTGATGACTCTCCCAGCATCACTGTCCATCAACATCCCTCATTTGACGGAGTGAGGAAATCTCTCTCTGAGCTGAAAGAGCGACTAGAGGAATTCTGCAGAGAGGAATTCAGGAAAATTCATTTACAGG CTGAAGCATTTCAGATTTTACCCTCACAACCAAAAACCAGAGAAGATTTTCTGCAGT ATTTTGTTCAGCTGACTCTGGATCCAAACACGGCATACAATTCTCTCATTTTGTCTGAGGACAACAGAGTGGTGAAATATACGGGAACAGTACAGCCATactctgatcatccagagagatttacTAACTCTTTTCAGGTGTTGTGTAAGGAGAGTCTgtgtggacgctgttactgggagatTGAGTGGAACAGAAGGTGGTTTGGGGGGTTTAGTGTATCAGTTTCATATAAAGAAATTAGCAGGAAAGGACGGGGTAAAGATTGTTCGTTTGGACGCAACAGTCAGTCCTGGAGTCTACACTGTTCCCCCTCTCTTTGTTTTAACCACAACAACAAAGAGACCTATCTCTTATCTCCACCATCctccagaataggagtgtatgtggatcacagtgcaggaactctgtccttctacaacgtctctgatacaatgaccctcctacacacactccacaccacattcactcagcccctctatgctgGATTCTGGGTTTTTAGAGGAACTGTGAG
- the LOC103047021 gene encoding tripartite motif-containing protein 16-like protein isoform X1, giving the protein MAEASISVDHDQFNCPVCLDLLKDPVTVPCGHSFCMVCINGCWDKEDRWGIYSCPQCRETFTPRPVLRKNNMLAEVVEKLKKNTELQAASPAPRYAGAHYEVPAWKKHNLVKASTQLQEKICSQHDRLIEIYCRTDQRSICYLCTMEEHKDHDTVSATTERTEKQNQLKEMQEKLQQRIQENQKNLQELEQTVNTLKVSAQAAVEDSERIFTELIRSIEKKRSEVTELIRDQEKAELSGAEELLEKLQQEMADLKRRHTELEQLSHTEDHIHFLQSFQSLCVSSGSDDSPSITVHQHPSFDGVRKSLSELKERLEEFCREEFRKIHLQAEAFQILPSQPKTREDFLQYFVQLTLDPNTAYNSLILSEDNRVVKYTGTVQPYSDHPERFTNSFQVLCKESLCGRCYWEIEWNRRWFGGFSVSVSYKEISRKGRGKDCSFGRNSQSWSLHCSPSLCFNHNNKETYLLSPPSSRIGVYVDHSAGTLSFYNVSDTMTLLHTLHTTFTQPLYAGFWVFRGTVRLSDKN; this is encoded by the exons ATGGCAGAAGCCAGTATTTCAGTAGATCACGATCAGTTCAACTGTCCAGTCTGTCTGGATCTGCTGAAGGATCCAGTAACTgttccctgtggacacagtttctgtatggtgtgtattaatggcTGCTGGGATAAGGAGGATCGGTGGGGGATCTACAGCTGCCCCCAGTGCAGAGAGACCTTCACTCCAAGGCCTGTTCTACGCAAAAacaacatgctggctgaagtggtggagaaactgaagaagaacacAGAACTCCAAGCTGCTTCTCCTGCTCCCCGTTACGCTGGAGCTCACTATGAAGTTCCTGCTTGGAAGAAGCACAATCTGGTTAAAGCGTCCACCCAGCTCCAAgagaagatctgctctcagcatgaCAGACTGATCGAGATCTACTGTCGTACTGATCAGAGATCTATCTGTTATTTATGTACAATGGAGGAACATAAAGACCATGATACAGTTTCAGCTACAACAGAAAGAACTGAGAAACAG aatcagctgaaagagatgCAGGAGAAACTCCAGCAGAGAATCCAGGAGAATCAGAAGAATCTACAGGAGCTGGAACAGACTGTAAACACTCTTAAG gtctctgcacaagcagcagtggaggacagtgagaggatctttactgagctgatccgctccattgagaaaaagcgctctgaggtaacagagctgatcagagatcaggagaaggcTGAACTGAGTGGAGCTGAAGAACTCCTGGAGAAACTGCAGCAGGAGATGGCTGATCTGAAGAGGAGacacactgagctggagcagctttcacacacagaggatcacatccatttcctccag AGTTTccagtctctctgtgtctcttctgGATCTGATGACTCTCCCAGCATCACTGTCCATCAACATCCCTCATTTGACGGAGTGAGGAAATCTCTCTCTGAGCTGAAAGAGCGACTAGAGGAATTCTGCAGAGAGGAATTCAGGAAAATTCATTTACAGG CTGAAGCATTTCAGATTTTACCCTCACAACCAAAAACCAGAGAAGATTTTCTGCAGT ATTTTGTTCAGCTGACTCTGGATCCAAACACGGCATACAATTCTCTCATTTTGTCTGAGGACAACAGAGTGGTGAAATATACGGGAACAGTACAGCCATactctgatcatccagagagatttacTAACTCTTTTCAGGTGTTGTGTAAGGAGAGTCTgtgtggacgctgttactgggagatTGAGTGGAACAGAAGGTGGTTTGGGGGGTTTAGTGTATCAGTTTCATATAAAGAAATTAGCAGGAAAGGACGGGGTAAAGATTGTTCGTTTGGACGCAACAGTCAGTCCTGGAGTCTACACTGTTCCCCCTCTCTTTGTTTTAACCACAACAACAAAGAGACCTATCTCTTATCTCCACCATCctccagaataggagtgtatgtggatcacagtgcaggaactctgtccttctacaacgtctctgatacaatgaccctcctacacacactccacaccacattcactcagcccctctatgctgGATTCTGGGTTTTTAGAGGAACTGTGAGGTTATCTGATAaaaactga